The Apium graveolens cultivar Ventura chromosome 3, ASM990537v1, whole genome shotgun sequence sequence AATACTAACTTTTCATAATTTCGCTTAGAAAACATACAGACATTGTCAATACTAGGCTATTTGTTTGTGATGCTATCAAAAGGTCAATACTTAGTTTACAtttgaagaaaataatgaaatgCTGTGAGCTCAAGTAAGATCAGTATCCATCAAATGAGCTAATGTTTCGAATAACCTTAATCTAAGGACAAACAGAATTTAATCGCTCTCCCTCTAAACAAGTAAATAGATCAACAGGGAGCTAAAATTATTGGTTCTGCGACATTATATTACGATTAAAATCTCTGAAAATGTTAATTCATTGTCATTGGTCGCACAAACTTTAGACTTTATAATACGAGGGAATCTGAATGATGAATGCAGCCCTGTGTTGTTTAATCTATTGTGCTTAGTATACTAATCTTGATAAATGATGATGATTGTATTAACATTAGACAGAATAAAATATCTGGCAACCCGCTGCTAAAGCATCGTATTCACCTACCATATGATTGATCCTTTTTTGTCAGTATGCTTAATTAATCTTAACAGTGATCTAGTAATTTTAATTTTCGTTGGGTATAAATATTGTTGTCTTCTAGTTCCTTTGTCATATTAAATCAGACTCACTCTTCTTTTTCTCAGCGTCTATCCCCGGAGCAATGGCGAATACAGATTCACTTGCAACACCAATTACAAGAAGGTGAGTACAAACTCTGAGGTTTATTTCAACTCCTAATTTATGAACTTTACAACTATTCACTGCTTTTAcattaaaaaaaaacaaaaaaaaattcaacTTCATCACAGAAGGCATGGTTTTTTTTACCTTTTGGATATATAGGTTGGAGGGAAAGGTTGCTCTGATTACCGGAGGATCCAGTGGCATAGGGGAATGCACTGCAAGGATCTTCGTCCAACACGGAGCTAAGGTTGTTATTGCAGACATTCAAGACGAACTTGGGCACACAGTTGTGGAATCATTAGGAAAATCTAACTCTATTTATGTCCACTGTGATGTTACCAATGAAGACCATATAAAAGATGCCGTCGACAAAACAATTTCAACCTATGGAAAACTTGATATCATGTTCAACAACGCTGGCATCTCTGATCCTAACAAACCTCGAATTCTGGACAACCTAAAGTCTGACTTTGAGCGTGTAATAGCCATCAATGTGACGGGTGTTTTTTTGGGTATGAAACATGCGGCTCGAGTTATGGTTCCAGCTCGAAGTGGCTGCATACTTTCGACGTCTAGCTTAAGCTCTAATATTGGTGGTGCGGCATCACATGCTTATTGCGCCTCAAAGCATGCTGTGTTAGGACTAACCAAAAACGTGGCTGTTGAGCTTGGACAATTTGGCATAAGGGTCAATTGTTTGTCGCCATATGCAATGGCA is a genomic window containing:
- the LOC141711878 gene encoding secoisolariciresinol dehydrogenase-like, which gives rise to MANTDSLATPITRRLEGKVALITGGSSGIGECTARIFVQHGAKVVIADIQDELGHTVVESLGKSNSIYVHCDVTNEDHIKDAVDKTISTYGKLDIMFNNAGISDPNKPRILDNLKSDFERVIAINVTGVFLGMKHAARVMVPARSGCILSTSSLSSNIGGAASHAYCASKHAVLGLTKNVAVELGQFGIRVNCLSPYAMATPLAKSFVGIEDNEMLEGVMNSLANLKGVTLRTEDVANAALFLASDEAKYVSGQNLFVDGGFGIVNSAFKIFQYPEE